In Chitinophaga nivalis, a single genomic region encodes these proteins:
- a CDS encoding sodium:solute symporter — translation MSLLDWIVLICTLTVIILYGIWKSRGKQNMESYFLGNQSMPWYIVLLSIIGTQASAITFISAPGQAYTDGMRFVQYYFGLPLAMVVLCITFVPIFHKLKVYTAYEFLEKRFDLKTRTLTSFLFLIQRGLSTGISICAPSIILSSLLGWNLYWTNMIMGGLLIIYTVAGGTRAVAYTQTFQLAIIFGGMFLAGWSVVHLLPPDVGFREALQVSGKMDKLNVIVTKFDWKDKYNIWSGVIGGFFLALSYFGTDQSQVGRYLTARSVRESRLGLLINGLVKVPMQFLILLIGALVFVFYLYFRAPIFFNQAQLERVHKTAHGPELQQLEARYDALSVVKQQQVKTLAAALEAKDESRATVARQALQQTDDQALAVRGQALQVIKTADPVADTNDTNYIFLHFVVNSLPRGLVGLLIAIIFLAAWGSIAAALNSLASTTVIDVYKRLYNEHASPDHYLKISKLWTLIWGVFSIVVAQFASGLGSLIEVVNVLGSWFYGVTLGIFMVAFYLKKVGGTATFWAAIVGEAMVLLIYWKGNVSFLWLNAIGCLLVVILAWIFQLACRKEALPAIE, via the coding sequence ATGAGTCTTTTAGATTGGATCGTACTGATATGTACGCTCACTGTGATTATTTTGTATGGTATCTGGAAAAGCCGGGGTAAACAGAATATGGAGAGTTACTTTCTGGGTAACCAATCTATGCCCTGGTATATCGTACTGTTGTCTATCATCGGTACGCAGGCCAGTGCCATCACTTTTATTTCTGCACCAGGCCAGGCCTATACGGACGGGATGCGTTTTGTGCAATACTATTTCGGGCTGCCACTGGCCATGGTGGTGCTATGTATTACGTTTGTACCGATTTTTCATAAGCTGAAAGTATATACCGCGTACGAATTCCTGGAAAAGCGGTTCGACCTGAAAACCCGTACGCTTACTTCTTTTCTCTTTCTGATACAACGGGGCTTGTCTACCGGTATCAGTATCTGTGCACCTTCCATTATCCTCTCTTCTTTACTGGGGTGGAATCTGTATTGGACCAATATGATTATGGGCGGATTGCTGATCATCTATACCGTAGCCGGTGGTACCCGTGCTGTGGCCTATACCCAGACCTTCCAGCTGGCTATTATTTTCGGTGGTATGTTCCTGGCAGGATGGAGTGTGGTACACCTGTTACCACCTGATGTGGGTTTCCGCGAAGCGCTGCAGGTGTCCGGGAAAATGGATAAGCTGAATGTAATTGTAACGAAGTTCGACTGGAAAGATAAATACAATATCTGGAGTGGGGTGATAGGAGGCTTTTTCCTGGCCCTCTCTTATTTCGGGACTGACCAGTCGCAGGTGGGACGTTACCTGACCGCCCGTTCTGTACGGGAAAGCCGGCTGGGGTTATTGATAAACGGGTTGGTAAAGGTGCCCATGCAGTTTCTGATATTGCTGATCGGCGCGTTGGTATTTGTTTTTTATCTGTACTTCCGGGCGCCGATATTTTTTAACCAGGCGCAGTTGGAGCGGGTGCACAAAACGGCCCATGGTCCGGAACTGCAACAGCTGGAAGCCCGTTATGACGCTTTGAGTGTAGTAAAGCAGCAACAGGTGAAAACGCTGGCAGCTGCCCTGGAGGCGAAAGATGAAAGTCGCGCAACGGTTGCCCGGCAGGCGTTGCAGCAGACAGATGATCAGGCGCTCGCCGTTCGCGGACAGGCATTGCAGGTGATCAAAACCGCAGACCCTGTGGCAGATACCAATGATACCAACTATATTTTTCTGCACTTTGTGGTGAATAGTTTGCCGCGGGGATTGGTCGGTTTACTGATTGCGATTATTTTTCTCGCCGCATGGGGGAGTATCGCAGCTGCCCTCAATTCACTGGCATCCACTACGGTGATAGACGTATACAAACGTCTGTACAACGAGCATGCATCTCCGGATCATTACCTGAAAATCTCCAAGCTATGGACACTGATATGGGGTGTTTTCAGTATTGTGGTAGCGCAGTTTGCCAGTGGCTTAGGCAGTTTGATTGAAGTGGTAAATGTATTGGGCTCCTGGTTTTATGGCGTAACCCTGGGCATTTTTATGGTAGCGTTTTACCTGAAAAAGGTAGGAGGGACGGCTACTTTCTGGGCCGCCATTGTGGGCGAAGCGATGGTATTGCTGATCTATTGGAAAGGGAATGTTTCGTTCCTGTGGCTGAATGCCATTGGTTGCCTGCTGGTAGTGATACTGGCCTGGATATTCCAGCTGGCCTGTCGTAAAGAAGCATTACCTGCTATCGAGTAA
- a CDS encoding RagB/SusD family nutrient uptake outer membrane protein — protein MWKKKRYHVTLLLTSLIMACSKDFLDIKPRESTETERAITDLAGLRAAVNGMYSLMQDENYYGRTVPLLPDLRSDNGFISIVNSNRYRNLDQYIVTANDAYTTDTWNQLYKVVANANMIIRKGPHIGLLPVAQDSVAAAQMIAEAYAVRGLAFFDLVRIFAQAYHYTADASHLGIPLVTTIDVNVIQAPGRSTVKQTYDQIICDLTTAIRRFTAAGGSAVASGRMSAAAANALLSRVLLYKEDWQGAANYASAVISGNAYTLLPANKLVNDFKQTGNGETIFEIINTPVDNRSTDALSYLFSQAGYGDVLATDDLWRIYPEKDIRLGFLARDKRAGSGGENPANTITKYKDITTFNESIKVIRLAELYLTRAEALAHLGNETGAQADLQVIRNRANPGSGAITLTGKRLLKAILLERRRELAFEGHRLFDLARTGQAFVKHLAGNQDLSILLPNTKIILPIPQRELDANPNIRHQQNEGYN, from the coding sequence ATGTGGAAGAAAAAAAGATACCACGTTACCTTGTTGCTGACCAGCCTGATAATGGCCTGCAGTAAGGATTTTCTGGATATAAAACCTCGGGAGAGCACCGAAACGGAACGGGCCATTACTGACCTCGCCGGACTTCGTGCAGCCGTTAACGGTATGTATTCCCTGATGCAGGATGAAAACTATTATGGCCGTACGGTGCCTTTGCTGCCGGATCTGCGTTCAGACAACGGGTTTATCAGTATTGTGAATAGTAACCGTTACCGCAACCTGGACCAGTATATCGTTACCGCCAATGATGCGTATACGACCGATACCTGGAACCAGTTATATAAGGTAGTCGCCAATGCCAATATGATTATTCGCAAAGGTCCGCACATTGGGTTGCTGCCGGTGGCACAGGATAGTGTTGCTGCCGCACAGATGATTGCAGAAGCCTATGCCGTAAGGGGACTGGCGTTTTTCGATCTCGTCCGGATATTTGCACAGGCTTATCACTATACAGCGGATGCTTCGCATCTGGGTATACCATTGGTGACGACAATTGATGTAAACGTGATCCAGGCGCCAGGCCGTAGTACGGTGAAGCAAACCTATGATCAGATTATCTGCGACCTCACCACAGCTATCCGCAGATTTACAGCGGCTGGTGGGAGTGCAGTAGCTTCAGGACGTATGAGTGCCGCTGCTGCCAACGCTTTGCTGTCGCGGGTATTACTGTATAAGGAAGATTGGCAGGGAGCAGCTAATTATGCGTCTGCTGTCATCTCCGGGAACGCCTATACGTTGTTGCCGGCCAATAAACTGGTGAATGACTTTAAACAAACCGGTAACGGAGAAACGATCTTTGAAATTATTAATACCCCTGTAGACAACCGGAGCACGGATGCGCTGAGTTACCTGTTTAGTCAGGCCGGTTATGGAGATGTATTGGCGACAGATGATCTGTGGCGAATATATCCGGAGAAAGATATCCGCCTGGGTTTTCTCGCAAGAGATAAGCGGGCCGGTAGTGGTGGCGAAAATCCGGCCAATACCATTACCAAGTATAAAGATATTACAACGTTTAACGAAAGCATTAAAGTGATACGGCTGGCGGAACTTTACCTGACAAGAGCCGAGGCGCTGGCCCATCTGGGCAATGAAACCGGTGCCCAGGCAGATCTGCAGGTGATCCGGAACCGGGCCAACCCGGGATCTGGTGCGATAACGTTAACGGGCAAACGACTCCTGAAGGCGATTCTGCTGGAAAGACGGCGGGAGCTCGCTTTTGAAGGTCATCGGTTATTCGACCTGGCACGTACCGGACAAGCATTTGTAAAACATCTTGCCGGTAATCAGGACTTGTCCATATTGTTACCCAATACAAAAATTATTTTACCTATCCCGCAACGGGAGTTGGATGCTAACCCCAATATACGCCACCAGCAAAATGAAGGTTACAATTAA
- a CDS encoding PIG-L family deacetylase has product MLLRIYTALVLFLMLAAGMPAFSQPSPVWNAADIKLQLKKLDTLGSVLYLAAHPDDENTRLLGYLAKEKLYRTGYLSLTRGDGGQNLVGNEQSELLGLIRTQELLAARRIDGAEQFFTRAQDFGFSKNPEETFTIWDKKKILGDVVYMIRKFRPDVIICRFPADSRAGHGHHTASAMLAAEAFDAAADPARYPEQLNLVKPWQAKRLLWNTYNFGSANTIADDQFRIDVGAFNPLLGRGYGEIAAESRSQHKSQGFGVPASRGSALEYFLTIKGTTPVKGLLDGVNTTWSRIAGGEAIGKLVDRTLKAYDLDNPAASVPALLEIRKALQALPDDYWKTEKLKATEQLILACAGVWAEAYSASPTVVPGYNMDATIQLINRSNVPVELLQADLPGKTNMAPQQLLATNKLTTFTQTLPVPAATPASQPYWLDAAHPLGTYHISDPLLVGHPENIPALQAQIRLRIGGQDFLLQRPLQYKYTDPVKGELYEPLVVAPPVVANLVNQVHIFTDTRSQVVPVKLKALADGTKGTVRLQLPAGFEATDNDQPYSLAQKGDEMELRFNIRPLKAATANHVDSFTVMVTCNGKGYTQSLQQIRYDHIPVITLFPPAQAGLVTVNLKHNGNRLGYIAGAGDLVAAALRQVGYEVTELGEKEIMNGNLQQYDAIIAGVRTYNINERMKYWQPQLLQYVKEGGTLVVQYNVNNPLMIRDLGPFPFGLSRDRVTDEKAPVSFINAQDPVLHYPNEITADDFNGWVQERGLYYTVNADKAYRKLFTMNDKGESSLDGSTLIASYGKGKYVYTGLSFFRQLPAGVPGAYRLFVNLISVKQ; this is encoded by the coding sequence ATGCTTTTAAGAATCTATACCGCGTTGGTTTTATTTTTAATGCTGGCTGCAGGGATGCCTGCGTTTTCGCAACCATCTCCTGTCTGGAATGCCGCTGACATTAAACTACAACTGAAAAAACTAGACACACTTGGCAGCGTTTTGTACCTCGCTGCGCATCCGGATGATGAAAACACCCGGCTGTTGGGCTATCTGGCAAAAGAAAAACTGTATCGTACCGGTTACCTGTCGCTGACCCGTGGCGACGGCGGGCAAAACCTGGTTGGTAATGAGCAGTCAGAGCTGCTGGGCCTGATCCGTACACAGGAATTGCTGGCTGCCCGTCGTATTGATGGGGCAGAACAGTTTTTTACCCGGGCACAGGATTTCGGCTTCTCCAAAAATCCGGAAGAAACCTTTACCATCTGGGACAAAAAGAAAATCCTGGGAGATGTGGTCTATATGATCCGCAAATTCCGGCCGGATGTGATTATCTGCCGTTTCCCGGCCGACAGCCGCGCCGGACACGGCCACCACACGGCTTCTGCTATGCTGGCTGCCGAAGCGTTTGACGCCGCGGCAGATCCTGCCCGCTACCCGGAACAATTAAATCTGGTAAAACCCTGGCAGGCCAAACGCCTGTTATGGAATACCTATAACTTCGGCAGTGCCAATACCATCGCCGACGATCAGTTCAGAATAGATGTAGGCGCCTTTAATCCGCTGTTGGGCAGGGGATATGGGGAGATCGCCGCAGAAAGCCGTTCCCAGCACAAAAGCCAGGGCTTCGGTGTACCTGCTTCCAGGGGCAGCGCGTTGGAATATTTTCTCACCATCAAAGGCACCACACCCGTAAAAGGACTGCTGGACGGGGTGAATACCACCTGGTCACGGATAGCCGGCGGAGAAGCCATCGGCAAACTGGTAGACCGTACCCTGAAAGCCTACGACCTCGACAACCCGGCAGCTTCGGTACCAGCCTTGCTGGAGATCCGCAAAGCACTGCAGGCATTGCCGGACGACTACTGGAAAACCGAGAAGCTGAAAGCCACAGAACAGCTGATTTTGGCCTGTGCCGGCGTGTGGGCAGAAGCCTATAGCGCTTCGCCGACTGTTGTGCCTGGTTATAATATGGACGCTACCATCCAGCTGATTAACCGCAGCAACGTACCGGTAGAGCTGTTACAGGCTGACCTGCCAGGTAAAACAAATATGGCTCCGCAACAGCTGCTGGCCACCAACAAGCTCACTACTTTTACCCAAACGCTGCCCGTGCCTGCCGCTACACCGGCTTCACAGCCTTACTGGCTGGATGCCGCACATCCGCTGGGTACCTATCATATCAGTGATCCGTTGCTGGTAGGCCATCCGGAGAATATTCCGGCATTGCAGGCACAGATCCGGCTGCGCATCGGCGGCCAGGACTTTCTGCTGCAACGGCCGCTGCAATATAAATACACCGATCCCGTAAAAGGAGAATTATATGAACCATTGGTAGTCGCACCGCCGGTGGTAGCCAACCTGGTGAATCAGGTACATATCTTTACAGATACCCGCTCCCAGGTGGTGCCTGTGAAACTGAAAGCCCTGGCAGATGGTACCAAAGGAACCGTACGCCTCCAGTTACCCGCCGGTTTTGAAGCAACCGATAATGATCAGCCTTACAGCCTGGCGCAGAAAGGCGATGAAATGGAACTGCGCTTCAATATCCGCCCGCTGAAAGCCGCTACGGCCAATCATGTGGATTCCTTTACGGTGATGGTTACCTGTAACGGGAAGGGTTATACGCAAAGTTTACAGCAGATCCGCTATGACCATATCCCGGTTATTACCTTGTTCCCGCCTGCACAGGCCGGCCTGGTAACCGTGAACCTGAAACATAATGGTAACCGCCTGGGCTACATTGCCGGCGCCGGCGACCTGGTAGCTGCGGCCTTACGGCAGGTAGGCTACGAAGTCACGGAGCTGGGCGAAAAAGAAATCATGAACGGCAACCTGCAGCAATACGATGCCATCATTGCAGGGGTGCGTACCTATAATATCAATGAACGCATGAAGTACTGGCAGCCGCAGTTGCTGCAGTATGTAAAGGAGGGAGGTACCCTCGTGGTGCAGTATAATGTCAATAATCCGCTGATGATCCGCGACCTGGGACCTTTCCCTTTCGGACTATCCCGCGACCGGGTAACCGATGAAAAGGCGCCGGTGAGCTTTATCAATGCACAGGATCCGGTATTGCACTATCCGAATGAGATTACTGCCGATGATTTTAACGGGTGGGTTCAGGAACGTGGCTTATATTACACCGTGAATGCGGATAAAGCATACAGAAAACTGTTTACGATGAACGATAAAGGAGAATCCTCCCTGGACGGATCCACCCTGATCGCTTCTTACGGAAAAGGTAAATATGTATATACGGGTCTTTCCTTTTTCCGGCAGCTGCCGGCAGGAGTACCGGGCGCTTACCGCTTATTTGTAAACCTGATCTCCGTAAAACAGTGA
- a CDS encoding SusC/RagA family TonB-linked outer membrane protein — protein sequence MKLASLFILITCMCAAGTVHGQSETWVNLQTDSMPLINVLKLMETKSSYRFVFRHDQLPADKRVTLHVKNVLPEDALRLILKNTGLTFRRLSASLIAIIPDDRTTAGHQVHGRITACSGVPIPGVNIRVAGTKTGAVSAADGSFSLHAPDHAILVCTAVGYEEYRQPATGNGQIVMKEDTRGLQEVVVVAYGAQTRSSLTGSASIVNTQLYDKAPRSSFQESLQGNVPGVQSVNGSGQPGTPPGIRIRGIGSMNAGSAPLYVIDDVPVVTDDLTDYHVNTLAGINTADIASVSVLKDAAAASIYGSRAANGVVVITTRKGQAGKTKINLSLQQGINQLTIPRSSYPLNTREMMTLLREGWAHKADGSGEAGFQQEIRARGIDTTVNTDWVEALARHGSYTQAGLSAAGGNDKTKFYVSGGYYDSKAALKGVDYKRITGRLNLSNQATARLSFDVNLSLSYQQANAVGDVGLLANPVRSLVRMQPWLRIYNPDGSYDFSYNNTFNPVAVLNGTSRTGTIYGLLGGAGAKYRFSDALSLETKISLDLNYARSELFNPPGFGDGLHPNGSAGINNNLWNNWVSTTILRYNKTIGDHGLHAFAGYEAQKTTNTGNTAEASNFLPDLQQLGDAAKPDRVSSVASANTLTGILLNTSYDYKQTYYLTATIRRDGSSRFGRERKSANFWSLGVAWNIYKEEFLRTIPGINELKLRASFGSNGNQAIENYASLSLYSPANNYEGKPGYVLSQYPNSYLTWEQNKPFNLGLDFAFFGNRLSGTVEYYIRNTSRLLLNVPVSSTNGITTIFRNDGAMKNRGWEIALSSRNVMATKDRNFSWRTDLNISTLKNRITHLDNPITGLYKREEGVDFYQFYLTGFAGVDAQTGEALWYKDASKTATTKVYGEAQRFYQGSALPKVYGGITNYFHYRRFELSFQFFFNWGNKIYDNWGTFTESDGSGGFGATYKMSRLTYTQRWQQPGDITMVPKVVYGGTQTGLSNQSSSRFLYDGSFIRLRDLMVAYHLPAAWLKKANIQDVRIYVRANNLWTYVSDKRLTMDPEVPITGDYDQRPPVFKTCLAGLDINF from the coding sequence ATGAAACTGGCGTCCTTATTTATTCTTATTACCTGCATGTGTGCAGCCGGTACCGTACACGGTCAGAGCGAAACCTGGGTGAATCTGCAGACGGATTCAATGCCGTTGATTAATGTGCTGAAACTGATGGAAACAAAAAGCAGTTATCGCTTTGTATTCCGTCATGATCAGCTGCCAGCGGATAAAAGGGTGACGCTACATGTGAAGAATGTGCTGCCGGAAGATGCTTTACGATTGATACTAAAAAATACAGGTCTTACTTTCAGAAGGTTGTCTGCCAGCCTGATTGCCATTATCCCCGATGACCGCACTACTGCCGGTCATCAGGTACACGGCCGTATCACTGCTTGCAGTGGCGTGCCGATACCAGGAGTAAACATTCGGGTTGCCGGCACAAAAACGGGAGCGGTATCCGCTGCAGACGGAAGTTTCAGCCTGCATGCTCCCGATCATGCCATATTGGTATGTACCGCTGTTGGCTATGAAGAATACCGGCAACCGGCCACAGGTAACGGGCAGATTGTAATGAAAGAAGATACCCGTGGCCTGCAGGAAGTAGTTGTAGTTGCCTACGGGGCACAAACCAGAAGTTCTTTGACAGGATCAGCTTCCATAGTAAATACGCAACTCTATGATAAAGCCCCCCGCAGCAGTTTTCAGGAAAGCCTGCAGGGAAATGTACCCGGTGTACAATCGGTGAATGGCTCCGGCCAGCCGGGAACACCTCCGGGTATCCGTATCCGTGGTATCGGTTCTATGAACGCCGGCAGCGCACCGCTCTACGTCATCGACGACGTACCGGTGGTCACCGACGATCTGACGGACTACCATGTGAATACACTGGCAGGCATCAATACAGCGGATATCGCTTCTGTTTCCGTGTTAAAGGATGCGGCGGCAGCCTCTATCTATGGCTCCCGCGCAGCCAATGGCGTGGTGGTGATTACCACCCGGAAAGGACAGGCGGGTAAAACAAAAATCAACCTGTCTTTACAACAGGGGATTAACCAGTTAACCATTCCCCGGTCCAGCTATCCGCTGAACACCCGGGAAATGATGACATTGCTCCGGGAAGGATGGGCGCATAAGGCCGATGGGTCCGGAGAAGCCGGCTTTCAGCAGGAGATCAGGGCCCGCGGAATAGATACCACCGTGAATACCGACTGGGTGGAAGCGCTTGCCCGCCATGGTTCCTATACGCAGGCCGGTTTGTCTGCCGCCGGCGGAAATGATAAAACAAAGTTTTACGTATCCGGCGGCTACTACGATTCCAAGGCGGCCCTGAAAGGGGTCGACTACAAACGGATCACCGGCCGCCTGAATCTCAGCAACCAGGCTACAGCACGTTTATCCTTTGACGTGAATTTGTCGCTCAGTTATCAGCAGGCAAACGCAGTAGGGGATGTAGGACTACTGGCCAACCCGGTACGTTCACTGGTAAGGATGCAACCATGGTTACGGATTTATAATCCGGATGGCAGTTATGATTTCAGTTATAACAATACCTTTAATCCGGTAGCTGTTTTAAATGGAACCTCCCGCACCGGTACTATTTACGGACTATTGGGTGGCGCCGGCGCCAAATACAGATTTTCAGATGCCCTTTCACTGGAAACGAAAATCAGCCTGGATCTGAATTATGCCCGCAGTGAACTGTTTAACCCGCCTGGATTTGGAGATGGATTACATCCCAACGGCAGCGCCGGGATAAATAATAACCTGTGGAATAACTGGGTATCTACCACTATTCTGCGGTATAATAAAACCATCGGAGATCATGGCCTGCATGCTTTTGCAGGATATGAAGCGCAGAAAACCACCAACACCGGAAATACGGCGGAAGCCAGTAACTTTCTGCCGGATCTGCAACAGCTGGGAGATGCCGCCAAACCGGATCGGGTATCTTCCGTAGCCAGTGCCAATACGCTCACCGGTATATTACTGAATACCAGTTACGATTACAAACAAACCTATTATCTCACTGCTACTATACGCCGGGATGGGTCTTCCCGCTTCGGCCGTGAAAGAAAGAGTGCCAATTTCTGGTCACTCGGGGTAGCATGGAATATTTATAAAGAAGAATTTTTACGAACCATCCCTGGTATAAATGAGTTGAAATTAAGAGCCAGCTTTGGTAGTAACGGAAACCAGGCTATTGAGAATTATGCTTCTCTCTCGCTGTATAGCCCAGCGAATAACTATGAAGGAAAACCGGGGTATGTGCTTAGTCAATACCCCAATTCCTATCTTACATGGGAACAAAACAAACCATTTAACCTCGGATTGGATTTTGCCTTTTTCGGGAACCGGCTGTCGGGTACGGTAGAATATTATATCCGCAATACTTCGCGGTTGTTACTAAATGTACCGGTATCGTCCACCAATGGTATTACGACTATTTTCAGAAACGATGGCGCCATGAAAAACAGGGGATGGGAAATCGCACTCTCTTCCCGGAACGTAATGGCAACAAAGGATCGCAATTTTTCCTGGCGAACCGATCTGAATATTTCTACCCTGAAAAACAGGATCACGCATCTGGATAACCCCATCACCGGTCTTTATAAAAGAGAAGAGGGCGTAGATTTTTATCAGTTTTATCTGACAGGTTTTGCAGGAGTAGATGCACAGACAGGAGAAGCACTTTGGTATAAAGATGCGTCAAAAACTGCTACAACGAAGGTGTATGGCGAAGCGCAACGATTTTATCAGGGCAGTGCCTTACCTAAAGTATATGGTGGTATTACCAACTACTTTCATTACCGGCGTTTTGAACTGAGTTTTCAGTTCTTCTTCAACTGGGGTAATAAAATATATGATAACTGGGGAACATTCACGGAGTCGGATGGCAGCGGCGGATTTGGTGCTACCTATAAAATGTCCCGGTTAACGTATACGCAACGCTGGCAACAGCCCGGAGATATCACCATGGTACCTAAAGTGGTATATGGCGGTACCCAGACGGGCCTCAGCAACCAAAGCTCTTCCCGGTTTTTGTATGACGGCAGTTTTATACGGCTCCGCGATCTGATGGTGGCTTACCACCTGCCGGCAGCGTGGCTGAAAAAAGCCAACATCCAGGACGTACGCATTTATGTGAGGGCCAATAATCTTTGGACCTATGTAAGCGACAAACGACTCACCATGGACCCGGAAGTACCCATCACAGGAGACTACGATCAGCGGCCACCTGTTTTTAAAACCTGTCTTGCAGGACTGGATATTAATTTTTAG